One stretch of Chitinophaga pendula DNA includes these proteins:
- a CDS encoding YggS family pyridoxal phosphate-dependent enzyme, protein MKERIIANIRHTRQRITHACQEGGRDPQTVRLLLATKTVPAATIRIAIEAGERLTGENKVQELRDKDEALAGLPIERHFIGHLQTNKIKEVLRYVTCIQSLDRLQVAQELDKRLQAEGRSLDVFIQVNTSGETSKFGIDPAEAVAFLKMVSAYDTLRIRGLMTIGLLDAEKEKMRPSLTLLRTTRDHLLQEGLAGIHTLQLSMGMSQDLEMAIAEGADIVRVGTAVFGNRIPGKEVWNEEGVE, encoded by the coding sequence ATGAAAGAAAGGATCATAGCAAATATCAGGCATACCCGTCAGCGGATCACCCACGCCTGCCAGGAGGGCGGCAGAGACCCTCAAACAGTGAGGTTGCTGCTAGCCACTAAAACAGTGCCTGCTGCCACCATCAGGATAGCCATAGAAGCGGGAGAAAGATTGACCGGGGAGAATAAAGTGCAGGAGCTGAGAGATAAAGACGAAGCGCTGGCAGGCCTCCCTATAGAAAGGCATTTTATCGGTCACCTGCAAACCAACAAGATCAAAGAGGTACTCCGCTATGTCACCTGCATCCAGTCGCTGGACCGCCTGCAGGTGGCACAGGAACTCGACAAACGACTGCAGGCCGAAGGCCGTAGCCTGGACGTCTTTATCCAGGTCAATACCTCCGGCGAAACAAGCAAATTCGGCATAGATCCGGCCGAAGCCGTCGCTTTCCTGAAAATGGTGTCAGCATATGATACCCTCCGGATCCGTGGCCTGATGACCATCGGTTTGTTAGATGCAGAAAAGGAAAAGATGCGCCCCTCCCTGACCCTGCTGCGGACCACAAGGGACCACCTGTTGCAGGAAGGATTGGCGGGCATTCACACACTCCAATTGTCGATGGGCATGTCGCAGGACCTGGAAATGGCGATCGCCGAAGGTGCTGATATAGTACGGGTAGGAACCGCCGTTTTCGGTAATCGTATACCCGGCAAAGAGGTGTGGAATGAAGAAGGTGTTGAGTAG
- a CDS encoding DUF5952 family protein, with amino-acid sequence MRKYVLKIDCDVLNEMGLTVNRLLSVATSTEPLPGDNYRFLIGDISHPIIIKIVEVVSILPTSSDEVMEIQCNGEEIDEDDTGIKENFAWHTFSFY; translated from the coding sequence ATGAGAAAGTATGTCCTGAAAATCGATTGTGATGTCCTGAATGAGATGGGACTTACTGTGAACCGGCTGCTGAGTGTAGCCACCAGCACAGAACCGCTTCCCGGTGATAATTATCGTTTCCTGATCGGGGATATCTCACACCCTATTATTATCAAAATTGTAGAGGTGGTATCCATATTGCCGACCAGTAGTGACGAAGTGATGGAGATACAATGCAACGGAGAGGAGATTGATGAAGATGATACGGGTATAAAGGAGAATTTTGCCTGGCACACCTTTAGTTTTTATTAG
- a CDS encoding alpha/beta hydrolase, giving the protein MTQTFSFVSQHTRFHGITWESQRFDRVMIIIHGIGEHVGRYAPVAEYFNQYGFLVTGIDHYGHGKSEGKRGTTKGIQFIFDYLQDFLDDVRQRYQLPIVLYGHSMGGGITTGFLLKRQPNIQAAIISAPLLLLPKHPAPWYQRTVRWLSKILPHFTIAQGLDLRKISHDTREVDRFRQDPLRHDRISILLGSALLDNAAWSLENARRLKVPALLIHGDQDEFTSIKGSRLFSERAPKELLTFKEWPGYYHEMHNEIEKKAVLDHILSWLNHLQ; this is encoded by the coding sequence ATGACGCAAACCTTTTCCTTTGTCTCTCAACACACTCGATTTCATGGTATCACGTGGGAATCCCAACGATTCGACAGGGTCATGATCATCATACATGGCATCGGTGAACACGTCGGCCGGTATGCCCCCGTTGCCGAATACTTCAACCAGTACGGCTTCCTTGTCACTGGCATCGATCATTATGGTCATGGTAAAAGTGAAGGCAAACGCGGCACGACCAAAGGCATCCAGTTCATCTTCGATTATTTGCAGGACTTCCTCGACGACGTAAGACAACGCTATCAACTCCCCATCGTATTATATGGCCATAGTATGGGCGGTGGCATCACCACCGGCTTCCTACTCAAACGCCAACCTAATATCCAGGCAGCTATCATCTCTGCCCCACTCCTGCTGTTACCAAAACATCCGGCTCCCTGGTACCAGCGTACCGTACGCTGGCTGAGCAAAATATTACCTCACTTTACCATCGCACAAGGACTCGACCTCCGGAAGATATCGCACGATACCCGGGAAGTTGACCGGTTCCGCCAGGACCCCCTCCGGCATGACCGTATCTCCATCTTACTGGGAAGTGCCCTGCTGGATAATGCCGCCTGGAGCCTGGAAAACGCCCGGCGTCTTAAAGTACCCGCCCTGCTGATCCATGGTGACCAGGATGAATTCACCAGCATCAAAGGTTCCCGCCTCTTCAGCGAACGGGCCCCCAAAGAGCTGCTCACCTTCAAAGAGTGGCCGGGCTACTATCATGAAATGCACAATGAAATAGAGAAAAAGGCCGTACTCGACCACATACTAAGCTGGCTCAATCACTTACAATAA
- a CDS encoding family 43 glycosylhydrolase — protein sequence MRGWMILGLLVLICRVQAQQQTYCNPINIDYGFCPIPNFSEQGKHRATADPVITLFQGRYYLFSTNQWGYWWSSDMLHWQFVPRKFLKPWHKVYDELCAPATLVLGDTLLVIGSTYTKDFPLWMSKTPMQDRWQEAVDSFSAGAWDPAFFADDDGRVYLYHGSSNTYPLYGVEVDRGTLQPKGERQELIRLRDSLHGWERFGEYNDNTFLPPFIEGAWMNKHNGWYYLQYGAPGTEFSGYGDGVYVSRHPMGPFSYQAHNPFSYKPGGFARGAGHGATYADKYGNWWHVSTIVIGVKNNFERRIGIWPAGFDQDDIMYCNTAYGDYPHFLPAKQQAAAQSLFTGWMLLNYNKPVVVSSAYGGYLPNYAVDEDIKTYWSAVSGNKGEWIRSDLGAASDIYAIQVNYADMDATVMGKVPGLYHQYRILVSDDGQRWKVLVDKSRNKTDVPHDYIQLDKPVRGRYVKLENIHMPTGKFAISGLRVFGKGPGAVPDTVQHFTVLRGDSERRNAWLKWQVQDQSTGYVIYTGTAPDKLYTSIMVYGKNEYYFKAMERDQPYYFQIEPFNERGIGRRSAVVKVD from the coding sequence ATGAGAGGATGGATGATATTGGGTCTGTTAGTCCTTATCTGCCGTGTGCAGGCGCAACAGCAGACGTATTGTAACCCGATCAACATAGATTATGGTTTTTGCCCGATCCCTAATTTTTCCGAGCAGGGGAAACACCGGGCTACTGCTGACCCTGTGATCACCCTTTTCCAGGGGCGCTATTATCTTTTTTCTACCAATCAGTGGGGCTACTGGTGGAGCAGTGACATGCTGCACTGGCAGTTTGTGCCACGTAAGTTCCTGAAGCCCTGGCATAAGGTGTATGACGAGTTATGTGCCCCTGCGACGCTGGTATTGGGTGATACGTTGCTGGTGATAGGCTCTACCTATACGAAGGATTTCCCGTTGTGGATGAGTAAGACGCCTATGCAGGACCGCTGGCAGGAAGCGGTGGATTCTTTTAGTGCCGGCGCCTGGGACCCTGCCTTTTTCGCGGATGATGATGGCCGCGTATATCTCTATCATGGTTCCAGCAATACGTATCCTTTGTATGGCGTGGAAGTAGACCGTGGTACGTTGCAACCCAAGGGGGAACGGCAGGAGTTGATCCGGCTACGGGATAGCCTACACGGCTGGGAGCGTTTCGGGGAGTATAATGACAATACTTTCCTGCCGCCATTTATCGAAGGCGCCTGGATGAACAAACACAACGGTTGGTACTACCTGCAATATGGCGCTCCGGGTACGGAGTTCAGTGGATATGGCGATGGGGTGTATGTAAGCCGGCATCCTATGGGGCCCTTTAGTTACCAGGCACATAATCCTTTTTCGTATAAACCCGGTGGTTTTGCCCGGGGGGCAGGGCATGGGGCTACCTATGCGGATAAGTATGGCAACTGGTGGCATGTATCTACCATTGTGATCGGTGTCAAGAACAATTTCGAGCGGCGTATCGGCATCTGGCCGGCGGGTTTCGATCAGGACGATATTATGTACTGTAATACGGCTTATGGCGACTACCCTCATTTCCTGCCGGCCAAGCAGCAGGCAGCGGCGCAAAGCCTGTTTACCGGCTGGATGCTGCTGAACTATAACAAGCCCGTTGTTGTATCTTCTGCTTATGGTGGCTATCTCCCTAACTATGCAGTAGATGAGGACATTAAGACCTACTGGAGTGCGGTCAGTGGTAATAAGGGAGAGTGGATACGATCCGACCTGGGCGCTGCCAGCGATATCTATGCGATACAGGTGAACTATGCGGATATGGATGCGACAGTAATGGGGAAGGTCCCCGGCCTGTATCACCAGTACCGTATACTGGTATCGGATGACGGGCAGCGATGGAAGGTGCTGGTGGATAAGAGCCGGAATAAGACGGATGTGCCGCATGACTATATACAGCTGGATAAGCCGGTGAGGGGACGTTATGTTAAACTGGAGAACATACATATGCCAACGGGCAAGTTTGCTATCAGCGGATTGCGGGTATTCGGCAAGGGGCCAGGAGCGGTACCGGATACGGTGCAGCATTTTACGGTATTGAGAGGGGACAGCGAACGGCGGAATGCGTGGTTGAAATGGCAGGTACAGGACCAGTCTACGGGCTATGTGATCTATACCGGTACTGCGCCGGATAAGTTGTATACTAGCATCATGGTATATGGTAAAAATGAGTATTATTTTAAGGCGATGGAACGGGATCAGCCTTATTATTTCCAGATAGAGCCATTTAATGAGCGCGGTATAGGGCGGCGGAGTGCGGTCGTGAAAGTGGATTAG
- a CDS encoding phosphatase PAP2 family protein produces the protein MSVQERITFRQRQREVIRQTRVLLIPFLCLLLGVLIIKFLYTKEEIYYYVNGLHFAAGDVFFPLVTELGSTTMALLVIFVLLCVSYRKGFIAATGFVFTAGIGAILKQLFGAPRPKLFFEQALREIYYVKGVTVLSNHLSFPSGHSICAFTSATLLTYLVPRKAWGVLFLLLAMLVGYSRLYMSQHFFEDVAMGASLGVFLTLFWVGWLDVQPFLQRPSWQRGLLKR, from the coding sequence ATGTCAGTACAGGAACGTATAACATTCCGGCAGCGCCAGCGGGAGGTGATCCGGCAGACGAGGGTATTATTGATCCCTTTTTTATGTCTATTACTTGGTGTGTTGATCATTAAGTTCTTGTATACCAAGGAGGAGATCTATTATTACGTCAATGGGTTGCATTTTGCGGCGGGGGATGTTTTTTTCCCGTTGGTAACGGAGTTGGGGAGTACGACGATGGCATTGCTGGTTATTTTTGTGTTGTTATGTGTCAGTTACCGGAAGGGGTTTATTGCTGCGACGGGTTTTGTGTTTACCGCTGGTATAGGGGCGATATTGAAGCAGTTGTTCGGGGCGCCGCGTCCGAAGTTATTTTTTGAGCAGGCATTGCGGGAGATCTATTATGTGAAGGGGGTGACGGTGTTGAGTAATCATTTAAGTTTTCCATCGGGGCATAGTATCTGTGCTTTTACGTCGGCGACGTTGCTGACTTACCTGGTACCGCGGAAGGCTTGGGGGGTATTGTTCCTGTTGCTGGCGATGCTGGTGGGGTATTCCCGGTTGTATATGAGCCAGCATTTCTTTGAGGATGTGGCGATGGGTGCCAGTTTGGGGGTGTTTCTGACGCTGTTTTGGGTGGGTTGGCTGGATGTGCAGCCTTTTTTACAGCGGCCATCGTGGCAGCGGGGCTTGTTAAAGCGATAA
- a CDS encoding trimeric intracellular cation channel family protein: MPGHPGNYTFIPLTAGIWRLYAAFTLISLSPDYPALFGMHMPFPLIHYLELLGTFTFAVSGATAAVNKAYDLIGLLTLAFVTAIGGGTIRDILIGNTPVAWMTDDSNILAILAGATVTALGYSYVKRLTRWLNVFDAIGLGIFTIIGINKGLQAGLPVPICAALGAITGTFGGLLRDVIIGESPALFTREVYAVASITGGVLFLGLRHSTWSPALIESTSITVIVIVRLLSLRYGWHLPRITK; this comes from the coding sequence ATGCCCGGCCATCCCGGCAACTATACTTTTATACCCCTCACTGCCGGAATATGGCGTTTGTATGCCGCGTTTACCCTAATTTCGCTGTCGCCGGACTATCCGGCACTATTTGGAATGCATATGCCTTTTCCGCTGATACATTATCTCGAACTACTGGGAACATTCACCTTCGCCGTATCCGGCGCCACCGCCGCCGTCAATAAAGCATACGACCTCATCGGCCTGCTCACCCTGGCCTTCGTTACCGCCATCGGGGGCGGTACCATCCGCGATATCCTGATCGGCAATACCCCCGTAGCCTGGATGACCGACGACTCCAATATCCTTGCCATCCTGGCTGGCGCCACCGTCACCGCCCTGGGCTACTCCTACGTAAAAAGACTCACCCGCTGGCTCAACGTATTCGATGCCATTGGATTAGGTATCTTCACTATCATCGGTATCAACAAAGGCCTGCAAGCCGGCCTGCCCGTACCCATCTGCGCCGCCCTCGGCGCCATTACCGGTACCTTCGGCGGCCTCCTCCGCGATGTCATCATCGGTGAATCTCCCGCCCTGTTCACCCGCGAAGTATATGCCGTCGCCTCCATCACCGGCGGCGTCCTCTTCCTCGGACTCCGGCACAGCACCTGGTCGCCTGCCCTTATAGAAAGCACCTCCATCACCGTCATCGTCATCGTCCGGCTCCTGTCCCTCCGCTACGGCTGGCACCTCCCCCGTATCACCAAATAA
- a CDS encoding 4'-phosphopantetheinyl transferase family protein, producing the protein MMYPSIHQTLQLYRQKGTFNACLHIEHLSLEKLQNLQAQCLHPNELTYFNTLPAARRQHSYLLGRYAGKSAIAGYLQETDLRRIEIKPGVFEQPIVLHPRSNNVQLTISHSGSWGMALAFPEAHPMGIDVEDLNADAALNTIVPLSGQEQKAIAALPYPPNERMILVWTIKEALSKVFRTGLTADLSIYELDLVQQDSQGIITTTYKHFMQYRAMSWIAQGHAWSLVLPRKTTCDISGVVRQLTAK; encoded by the coding sequence ATGATGTATCCATCGATCCACCAGACTCTCCAGCTATACCGCCAAAAAGGAACATTTAACGCCTGCCTGCACATAGAACATCTGTCGCTGGAAAAGCTGCAGAACCTACAGGCCCAATGCCTGCATCCGAATGAACTCACCTACTTCAATACTTTGCCTGCCGCCAGACGGCAACATAGCTACCTGTTGGGCAGATATGCCGGCAAATCTGCTATTGCAGGCTACCTGCAGGAAACAGACCTTCGCCGTATTGAAATAAAACCCGGCGTCTTCGAACAGCCGATCGTCCTCCATCCCCGGTCCAACAATGTCCAACTGACCATCTCTCACAGCGGCAGCTGGGGAATGGCACTCGCTTTCCCCGAAGCACATCCCATGGGCATCGACGTAGAAGACCTCAACGCCGATGCGGCGCTCAATACCATCGTACCTCTCAGCGGACAGGAACAAAAAGCCATCGCGGCACTGCCCTACCCTCCCAATGAAAGGATGATACTGGTATGGACCATTAAAGAGGCGCTATCGAAAGTATTCCGGACGGGCCTTACCGCAGATCTGTCCATCTATGAACTGGATCTGGTGCAACAGGATAGCCAGGGTATCATCACCACTACGTACAAACACTTTATGCAATACAGGGCCATGTCATGGATAGCGCAAGGGCATGCCTGGTCATTGGTCCTGCCCCGGAAAACCACCTGCGATATCTCCGGTGTGGTCAGGCAGCTGACAGCAAAATAA
- a CDS encoding peptidoglycan recognition protein family protein, whose product MKAKGKFLLLNPAEFSHWLDLQPLTRKISLIQQHHTYKPGYLHFKNDNHFDLAEGMERAHLERGFAEIAQNFTTYPDGSIMVCRNINTIPAGIKGANANGICIEHVGNFDLDGDTMTTAHRNAILLITRTLLSKYKLAPNDKTVVYHHWYDLVLGTRIKKEGTGTTKSCPGTNFFGGNTVEDFTAHFLPLL is encoded by the coding sequence ATGAAAGCGAAAGGAAAGTTCCTATTATTGAACCCGGCAGAATTCAGTCACTGGCTGGATCTGCAGCCACTTACCCGTAAAATATCCCTTATACAGCAGCACCACACCTACAAACCGGGATACCTGCATTTTAAGAACGACAATCATTTTGACCTGGCGGAAGGGATGGAGCGTGCTCACCTGGAACGGGGATTTGCGGAGATTGCCCAGAATTTCACGACCTATCCGGATGGCAGCATTATGGTGTGCCGGAACATCAATACGATACCGGCGGGTATTAAGGGGGCGAATGCCAATGGGATCTGTATAGAGCATGTCGGTAATTTTGACCTGGATGGAGATACGATGACCACGGCGCACCGGAATGCGATCCTGTTGATCACGCGGACCTTGCTGAGCAAGTATAAACTGGCGCCCAACGACAAGACGGTGGTATATCATCATTGGTATGACCTAGTGCTGGGTACCCGTATCAAAAAGGAAGGAACCGGTACGACGAAATCCTGTCCGGGAACGAACTTCTTCGGGGGGAATACGGTAGAAGATTTTACGGCCCACTTCCTGCCTTTATTGTAA
- a CDS encoding mechanosensitive ion channel family protein: MVNDLTTSKKRRKDRKERIIFLIKLIAYIALVYINVNQPDFYLRFTWLSKVTGALTFFLGANLVISLMWLIVLSWYIRRHHLKENMQDNFVLGINRITSVLNTVCFFLAVMIFFGIDPLKFLTSITIVAAAIALLFKDYITNMINGLIIMFSDQLSLGDHIKVGDLHGKILDITLVNVVIQNDDDDIVLVPNAIIFTSLIINQSKQNIRKLSLEFELDLKYQYLPDMLEQRLKAVLSPFKDSVKESSFSLKTLEIKKDMVRFKIQVQMPRLDREVERRVRRALNTEIMRLSVKDA; encoded by the coding sequence ATGGTGAATGACCTAACGACAAGTAAGAAACGCCGGAAGGACCGGAAAGAGCGCATCATTTTTTTAATTAAACTGATCGCATATATCGCGCTGGTGTACATTAATGTGAACCAGCCGGATTTTTATCTGCGATTTACCTGGCTGAGTAAGGTGACCGGTGCACTTACCTTTTTCCTGGGGGCTAACCTGGTTATATCGCTGATGTGGCTGATCGTATTGTCCTGGTATATCCGCAGGCATCATCTGAAGGAAAATATGCAGGATAACTTTGTACTGGGTATCAATCGTATTACCTCGGTGCTGAATACGGTTTGTTTTTTCCTGGCGGTGATGATATTTTTCGGCATCGATCCTTTAAAGTTCCTGACGAGTATTACGATCGTGGCGGCGGCCATTGCGTTGTTGTTCAAGGATTACATCACTAATATGATCAACGGGCTCATTATCATGTTCTCCGATCAGTTGTCGCTGGGCGATCATATCAAGGTGGGAGATCTGCACGGTAAGATACTGGATATTACGCTGGTGAATGTGGTGATACAGAATGACGATGATGACATCGTACTGGTCCCTAACGCTATCATATTTACTTCCCTGATCATTAACCAGTCGAAGCAGAATATCCGTAAGCTCTCCCTGGAATTTGAGCTGGACCTGAAGTACCAGTATTTGCCGGATATGCTGGAACAGCGGTTGAAGGCGGTACTGTCACCTTTTAAAGACAGTGTCAAGGAGAGTAGTTTTTCGCTGAAGACGCTGGAGATCAAAAAGGACATGGTACGGTTTAAGATACAGGTGCAGATGCCGAGGCTGGACCGGGAGGTGGAACGCCGTGTCCGTCGGGCATTAAATACGGAAATTATGCGTTTGTCTGTGAAGGATGCATAA
- a CDS encoding carbamoyltransferase family protein — protein sequence MKKRNYIGIASTFHDPAVAIISGEGELVFAEGTERYLQLKRAINCMPDEANRSAKLIRDYCDAQADLVISTSWSKAGLKSARIAYPVLRWLTKRFNTRPSANHLDFMARSQQAINNLAGLGFTRKYIEVNEQADILRKTYNHHLAHAAYSCHSSPFDEALCAIVDGFGEDSSTAFYHFDQGRLKELTPRQKSSASLGYLYSAVCDACGFDSFQGEEWKVMGLAPYGKFEQHWYDLLASTMVVKDCHLERTKAYNGFFTGHSVLPAPDPKADSLQYANLAFTAQQFFTDTLSQLLHNLHKKGLSDNLVLGGGCGLNSAANGRLIELTPFRQLHVPSAPADDGNAIGAALLAFYEDHPYTQKVKNIRSPYLGTSVSKDGLARMKAFGKLGQRTTSGKDVCRRTAELLAQGKIVGWMQGKAEFGPRALGNRSIIADPRNPQVKDLINSKVKFREEFRPFAPSILHEYGPEYFENYQETLYMERALKFRPECMHKVPGVVHVDGTGRLQTVRKEFNEKYHRLISAFHELTGVPIILNTSFNVMGKPIIHTVEDALATFFTTGIDVLVIEDELIDLSAYELELGKGQMIVGS from the coding sequence ATGAAAAAAAGAAACTACATTGGTATTGCCTCTACATTCCACGATCCTGCTGTAGCGATCATTAGCGGAGAGGGTGAACTTGTCTTTGCGGAAGGCACTGAAAGGTATCTTCAGCTCAAACGCGCTATTAACTGCATGCCGGATGAAGCTAACAGGAGTGCAAAACTGATAAGGGATTACTGTGATGCGCAGGCAGACCTGGTGATCTCTACCTCGTGGTCCAAGGCCGGGTTAAAGAGTGCCCGTATAGCTTACCCGGTGTTGCGCTGGCTGACAAAACGGTTCAATACCAGGCCATCGGCTAATCACCTGGATTTTATGGCGCGTAGCCAGCAGGCTATTAATAACCTGGCAGGACTTGGTTTTACCCGGAAATACATCGAGGTAAATGAGCAGGCAGACATTCTCCGGAAGACCTACAACCACCACCTGGCGCATGCCGCTTATTCGTGTCATAGCAGCCCTTTTGATGAAGCGCTTTGCGCCATCGTAGATGGTTTCGGAGAGGACAGTTCTACAGCCTTTTATCACTTTGATCAGGGGCGTCTCAAAGAACTGACACCCCGCCAGAAGTCATCTGCCAGTTTAGGTTATCTGTATTCGGCTGTTTGTGATGCCTGTGGTTTTGATTCTTTTCAGGGAGAGGAGTGGAAGGTGATGGGCCTGGCTCCTTATGGCAAGTTTGAACAACACTGGTATGATCTGCTGGCGTCTACGATGGTGGTAAAGGATTGTCACCTGGAGCGGACGAAAGCTTACAATGGATTCTTTACTGGTCATTCTGTGCTGCCGGCACCTGACCCGAAGGCGGATTCCCTGCAGTATGCCAACCTGGCCTTTACTGCCCAGCAATTTTTTACCGACACTTTATCGCAGCTGCTGCACAACCTGCACAAAAAGGGGCTTTCGGACAACCTGGTGCTGGGAGGTGGTTGTGGCCTGAATTCCGCCGCCAATGGCCGGCTGATAGAGCTTACGCCATTCCGTCAACTGCATGTGCCCAGTGCGCCGGCTGATGATGGTAATGCGATCGGGGCTGCCTTACTGGCCTTTTATGAAGATCATCCGTATACACAGAAAGTGAAAAATATCCGCTCCCCGTATCTGGGTACCAGTGTGTCCAAAGACGGACTGGCCCGGATGAAGGCCTTCGGTAAACTGGGGCAGCGCACTACTTCCGGAAAGGATGTATGTCGCCGTACGGCAGAGTTGCTGGCACAGGGAAAGATCGTAGGCTGGATGCAGGGAAAGGCCGAATTCGGTCCCCGTGCGTTAGGCAATCGCTCTATCATTGCAGATCCCCGCAATCCCCAGGTAAAGGACCTTATTAACAGCAAGGTGAAGTTCCGCGAGGAGTTCCGTCCTTTCGCACCTTCTATTCTGCATGAATATGGTCCGGAATATTTTGAGAATTACCAGGAGACGTTGTACATGGAGCGGGCCCTGAAGTTCAGGCCGGAATGTATGCACAAGGTACCCGGCGTAGTACACGTAGATGGAACGGGCCGTTTACAGACGGTGAGAAAAGAGTTCAATGAAAAATATCATCGCCTGATCAGTGCTTTCCATGAATTGACGGGAGTGCCTATTATCCTAAACACCAGCTTTAATGTGATGGGCAAACCCATCATTCATACTGTTGAGGACGCATTAGCTACCTTTTTTACTACGGGCATTGATGTGCTGGTGATAGAAGACGAGCTGATCGACCTGAGCGCTTATGAGCTGGAGCTGGGTAAGGGGCAGATGATCGTTGGAAGTTAA